TGGTCATGATGGCCGGCGCGGTTTTAGCCGGATGCGGCAGCACCAATACAAAAGCACCGGAGCAGAAAAAAATTGTAATTGGGCTGGATGATAATTTTCCGCCAATGGGTTTTCGGGATGAAAAGAACAATATTGTGGGCTTTGATGTCGACATGGCAAAAGAAGCTGCTAAAAGAATGGGCATTGAAGTAGAGTTTAAACCAATTGACTGGAGCAGCAAGGAAGCAGAGTTAAATGGCAAGCGGGTGGATGCCCTGTGGAACGGCATGAATATTACTGAAGACCGCAAGAAAAATATATTGTTTAGCGAACCTTATATGGATTGCAAGCAGTTGATTTTCTTGCCGAAAAGTTCCAGCGTCAAAGGCTTGGAAGACTTAAGAGGCAAAGTGGTGGGTATTCAAAATGCCAGTACGGCGGATGAAATCATTGAAGCTAATCAGAATATGAAATCTTCCTTTAAAGAAGTAAAAAAATATGGGGACTGTATTTCTGCTTTCATGGATCTGGAAACCGGTCGTGTGGATGCGGTAATAACGGATGAAACTTTTGGCCGGTACTTTATGTCCAAGAATCCTGAAAAATACATTGTCCTGGATAAAGCCATCGGTGAAGTCGGCATTCTGGGCATCGGATTCAGGAAAGATGATCAGGCTTTGCGGGATAAAGTGCAGAAAGCACTGGATGAAATGAAGCAGGACGGCACATCAGCCAAAATTTCGCAAAAATGGTTTGGCTCCGATATCATTAAAAAATAATGCAAAAATAGGACTCAAAGGCTGATGGCATATTGCCATTGGCCTTCTATTTTATCCGGCAGATATGATATAATGAAGGCTGTGTTTCAAGGTAAAAGGAAGAGGAGAATCGCAATGGAAAAAATACTGACCATGATCGGGCCCATGCTGGATGGGGCCAATATTACAGTACAAATGTTTTTTATCACCTTGGTGCTCTCATTGCCACTGGGCCTAATTATGTCATTGGCCCGTCTGTCGAAATACAAGCCAATAAGTTTCCTGGTTGAGATATACATCTGGTTAATGCGGGGGACGCCGCTGATGCTGCAGCTTTTATTTGTCTATTATGCTTTGCCTCTTATTCCTTATGTCGGTATTCGGCTGCCGGATTTTCCCGCCGCGATCGTTGCTTTTGTTCTTAACTATGCCGCTTATTTTGCCGAAATTTTCCGGGCCGGGGTTCAATCCATTGAGCGGGGACAATATGAAGCCAGCAAGGCGCTTGGCATGACCTATCTCCAGACCATGCGGCGCATTATTCTGCCGCAGATGATTAAGCGGGTGCTGCCGCCGATCAGCAATGAAACCATTACCCTGGTGAAGGATACTTCCCTCATCTATATTCTGGCCATGAATGATTTGCTGAGAACCGCCAGAACTATTGTACAGCGGGAGTTTGATATGACGCCGTTTTTTATTGCCGCAATCTTTTATCTGGGGATGACGCTGGTGCTTACCTGGATATTTAAGAAGCTTGAACAGCGCTATGCAGCATACGATGAGTAGGAGTGAGTCTTGATGAATATGATCCGCTTGCAAAATATTCGCAAAAGCTTTAACAACCTGGAAGTCTTGAAAGGCATCAGCCTGGAAGTTGCCCAGGGGGAAGTGGTGGCCATTATCGGGCCTTCCGGCTCCGGTAAAAGTACGCTGCTTCGCTGTCTGAACCGGCTGGAGACCATTGATGGGGGAACCATTGAAATCGAAGGAGAAATTTTGGCTGCCGAAGATGATAGCGGACGCTGCCGTTATGCCCGTGAGAGTAAGGCGCGGAAGATTTGTCATAAGATGGGGATGGTATTTCAGCAGTTTAATTTATTTCCTCACATGACGGTCGTTGATAATGTGGTGGAAGCACCGCTGATTGTGAAAGGAATCAAGCGGGAAGATATCCTGCCCGAGGCCGAAGAATTACTGCGTAAGGTCGGGCTGTTCGAAAAGAAAGACAGTTATCCTTCCCGCTTGTCCGGCGGACAGAAGCAGCGGGTGGCCATCGCCCGGGCTTTAGCCATGAAACCGGATATTATGCTGTTTGACGAACCGACGTCAGCTCTGGATCCGGAGCTGACCGGGGAAGTATTGAAAACGATGCGCCAGCTGGCTCAGGAGCATATGACCATGCTGGTGGTTACCCATGAAATGGCCTTTGCCAGGGAAGTGGCTCAGCGGGTTATTTTTATGGACGACGGGGACATTGTGGAAGCTGGCACACCGGAGCAGGTCTTCAGCAATCCGCAGCAGGCCCGTACTCAGGCGTTTTTAAACAGCACACTGTAACTATTCAGATACAAATCAAGCCCGTGGCTTGCCGATTGGCAGAACCACGGGCTTGATTTATGGGTTGGCGTTACTTTGCGTTAAATACGCCGGTTATTCTGTATTGTAAAACATTGCTATCGTTTTTAAGCGCTTTTTCCAGTACATTGATATCGCTGCCGGCTAACTCCAACACATAGGTATACTCGCCTAATTTGGTTTTTGCCGGCCGGTCGTGCAAACTGATAACCGTAAATCCTTTACGGGACAGGTTGTTCAGAACTTTCGGCAGTTCCTGCGCCGGTCCCTGCAGCACTACGGTGGCTTTTTGGCTGCCTAATGTTTGATTCTTTTTAAGGGTGACAACCCAGAATCGGGTAACGTTGGTATTCGTATACTGCAGATCGCTGGCCAAAACAGCCAGATTATAAACAGCAGCGGTACGGGAGGCAGCGATGGCCGCCGCAGAAGGGTCGCCCATTTCCGCCACTCTTTTGGCTGCTTCGGCGGTGCTGGGAACTTCGATCAGTTTTGCCTCAGGCAGATTGGCTTTTATCCAGTCTTTGCTCTGGGCAAGACCCTGAGGGTGGGACATGATGGTTTTGATACCTTTTATATCTGCGCCGGGCAGGGCAAGGAGGGTCTGGCGGATGGGAAGATTGATTTCTCCTACAACCACCAGTTCCGCGTCGTTAATTACCGCATCCAGGTAATTATAAACCGGTCCGCCAATGGTATTTTCCACAGGCACTACCGCGTATTGACTCTGACCGGTTTTGACCAGCTTTAATGCTTCAGGTACCGTAGGCACCGGGACGGTTGTTTCCTTGTCGCCAAAGAAGATCGCGGTTGCTTCCTCGGTATAAGTTCCTGCCGGCCCTAAATAGCTTACATTGGCGAAAGCAATACTTGAGCAGACAAGAATCAGTAAAGTAACCGTTGCAATGACAGAAAATCTTTTTTTCATAAGACCATCTCCTAATTTTATTTAGATGCAGTCTGAGGCAGTTATTGGTTCCGAATCCAACAGGTAGGTGAGTAAAAAGCTGCCGGTACAGGCCAGCCATTCCAGGTAGATCACATGAGGAAAGATATGGACAGCCGGGACGGTCTGCCAGAGAATCAATACCGCCACACCGGTTAGTATGGTATAAAAGGCGGCATTCTTCCGGCACAGGCCCGGGGCAAAAAGGGTAAACAGCACAATCACGCTGAAGGCGGCAGTCAGGCTGAGACCGACCATCAGGGTGTTGATAATACCGCTGATGGTCATGGCCAGAGTGAGAGTGAGAACTCCCAGACAGAGTACGGCTCCTTTGGTGACTGTAACATAACGGGCATCACTGATTTTCGGGTTAACAAATTTTTTATAAATGTCTTGGGAGAACAAGGTCGCCGAGCTGAGAAGCAGGTTGCAGGCGGTAGATACATCGGCAGCCCATAAGGCGGCCAGTGTGATCCCGGCCAGAATCGGATTCAGGGACATAATCGTCATCGGCAGGGCCAGAGCCGGAGTGACATCCGGAAACATGGTTCTGGCAATGACGCCCAGTAAAGCACTGACAAAGCCGATAGGCAGCATCATCAGTCCGCCGATGATAAAGCCGCGGCGGGCGGTTTCTACATTTTTGGCTCCCAGGGAAATCTGAATAATACTTTGCAGCGATAAATTAACCGTGATGAGAACGATGATCCAGCTGATAATGCCGACGATGCCAACGCCGTCAAACAGACTGAAATAGGGAATGTTGGTCGGCAGCTGGGACTGGATAGGCTCCAGCCCGCCGGCAAGCTTGACACTGATAACGGTAGCCAGGGTAATGCCAATGTATTTTAGGGACACATTTAACAGGTTGGATAGGCTGGCCGACCACATGCCGCCAATTAAAGTAATGCCGATAAATACAACGGCGCTGGTCAGCATACCGGCAGTAAAAGTAAAGATTTCAGGCATTAAGGCGTGAAGAATGCTGCCGCCGGCGATATACTGCATCGACATAATGACCAGCTGAATAATAATTTGGCAGGCAATGCCGGCGACCATGCCTTTTTGATCATAATGCCGGCCCAGGAGTTCCGGTATAGTGGTAATGTTCAGTTCCCGGTATTTTTTAGCAACGACCATGCCCATAACAATCGCCCCAATGCCCCAGGCGGTTGTATACCAGCCGGCAGAAAGACCGACCTTGTAGGCTTGTTCCGCCACGCCGATGGTCGATGCCCCGCCAACGGCAAGACCGACAATGGAGACGGTAATCAGGGGAGTCGTCAGCTTTCTGCCTGCCAGCACATAGTTGTCTGAGCTGCCGGCAGAGCGCCGTTTGGCATAGTAACTAATAATAAATATTAACAGAATATATACGATTACAATGAAAAAAGGGATACTCATAGAACCTCCTTGATTTGTCATAAAATTTATAAGCTGTCCTTCTATGCCGGCAATAGAAGAAAAAATCGCCCCTCCGAAGAGGGACGATAGTCATCGTGGTACCACCCAAAATTAAACCTTAAAATAAAATAAAAAGTGATACCGCATGAGGGGCGAATTGCCGCGGTACCACCCTGTATTTGATCTTAAGATCGACTCTAAATCTGTAACGCAGACGAAACGGCGCGACCTACTGCAATTTTCAGCCCGCAGCTCAGGAAGGAACTTCATCAGGCAGTTTCAGCCGGTTTACACCACCCACCGGTTCTCTGAATGAAACATACGCAACTACTTTTTTCCGTCATCACTAATCCATATTCTATTATTATCCTGATTATATATAGCAGCTATACGATTGTCAATACCTAATGCATTAAAAAATTGCCGCAGTGATTCAGCCTGCTGCAGGGGAGCAGGCTGCAGTAAATTAAGGTAAAAGCAGTTGACATTCCCAATTTAGTGTAATAAGATTAATATACTAATGAGAATTTTTGTTATCGGCAAACTTGCTGAAAGGCAAGGGCGCAAAACCATGGGTCTAATAGTAATTAATTACTTATGATCGCCAGGTTGCATCCTTATAAAAGGATACAACTGGCGGTTTTTATTTTATAGGTATCTGTTAGTGCCGATAAATAGGAGAGGAGTCCATTTTGAAAATCTTACTGATAGAGGATTCTAAATTTTCTCAGAAGGTTGCTGCCAAGATGCTTTCCCAAGTATTTCCTGATGCCGAACTGATTTTGGCCGATAATGGTGTGACTGGCTACGAACGCTTTCAGCAGATACGGCCGGATGTGATTGTAACTGATTTATTAATGCCCCGGATGAGCGGACAGGAATTGATCAAAAAAATTCGTCAAAGCGATTCGTATGTTCTTATTTTTGCCTTGACGGCTGATGTCCAGCAATCAACCCAAGAAGGGTTAGTACAGTATCATATTGCCGCCTTTATCAACAAACCCCTGAATCAGGAGAAGCTGGCTTTGGTGCAAGCCATAGTGGAGAAACGATTCCATGATGCTTAGTGAGATGCAGCAGGATGCCCTTACTGAAATCTTTAATATATGTGTCGGCCGGGCAGCCGGTATATTGTCGGAAGTGGTGAGCCGGAAAATAGAACTGTCCATACCGGAGATTGAACTGCAGTCTGCCGGCAATGTTACGGCCTGTCGGCTCGCTTCCTGTATGGGGAATACATCAGGTCATGTCATGTCTTCTTCTTTGCAGTTCGGCCAGGAATATAACGGAAAAGCTTTTTTATTGTTTGCCGCCGATCAGGCTAAACTACTGGTTAACCTGTGCCTCAACGAAGAAGTCGATGAAAATATGGCTGCTTTTGCGGAGAAAGAACTGCTGGATACCGATTTTGATGTTATCAAGGAAATTGGCAATATTATTTTGAATTCGGTGGTGGGCGGACTGGGCAATTTGCTGACAACGAATTTGACTTATTCGCTGCCGGAAGTGGAGATGCTGTTTGTTTCTACCGAAGTCCAGGCGGATGTATTGAAGAGTAATATATATGTATTGATGCTGAAAACTTTGTTTTCGATTGCCAATACCCAATTTCGCGGGACGATACTGATTGCTTTGGGAATGGATTCCGTTACCCGGTTAATCGCTAAAATTGATGATATGGTGGAGGAAAGCGATGAATTCACTGTTTAATTGTCTTTTGGACAGCTTGGCTCAGGGAATACTGCTTGTGGACAAAGAGTATCGGGTAGTTATTTGGAACGGGTGGCTGGAGCGGGTGACAGGGCTGACCAAAGCGGAAGTAATCGGTGAGAAAGTGTCATCAGTCTGTCCCTGCTTTGCCGAGCTGAAGTTCAGACGAATCTTAATGGATACCCTTGTTCACGGTCAAAATTGCTTTTTTGCGGGAATTCTGCACCATGCTTTTGTGTTTCCCCGGGATGGAGGAGCTTCGCAAAAAGCAAAACGGCAAAACATGCAAATTGAGTCATTTTTTTATCAGGGAGAACCCTTCGCGTTAATTCAGATTACCGATATTACCGGCCAATGTCGGCGGGTTCGCTGTCTGCAGACATTGATCAAAGAACTGGAAAGCGATATTCAGACTGTAAAAAAAGCCGAAGCAAGCGCCAGACACAGTGCGCTGCATGATCCATTGACAGGACTCTGCAACCGGAACTTATTTTATGATCATTTGGAATATGCCATCAATCAGACAAAACGGGACAGGCACTGCTTTGCGGCGGTATTATTTATTGATCTGGATAGTTTTAAAAACGTCAATGATACGTATGGACATATTATCGGCGACGAATTGCTGAAAAAAGTGGCGAAACGGCTGAAAGAGTGCCTTCGGCAGACGGATGTCGTCGCCCGGTTTGCCGGCGACGAATTTGTTATACTGCTGCCTAAGCTTCGTCGTTTCTATGCGGCCAATTTTGTCGGTGAAAAAATCCGGCGGTCGTTTGATCAGGCGTTTGAGATAGAAGGTATCAGCATCAGCATTACCGCCAGTATTGGCATCAGCCTTTATCCGGTGGATGCCGGCGATGTGGAGGGTATGCTGAAAAAAGCGGATCAGGCCATGTACGCCGTCAAAACCCTTGGTAAAAATAATTACCGGCTTTATAATGACAGGGCTTAGTTCTTTGCCGGGAAGCGGCTGCTAATAGAAAATAACATCATCCGGATGATGTTATTTTCTATTATTTTTTTCCCGTCATAGGGGATATCCTTTTTGAATCGAACTATTATAGTAAAGAGATACCAATTTTGAGGAGGGAACAGGATGGAAGTTGTCAGGTTGTGCGAATTATTAATGAACAGTAAAAACGCAATTGCTTTTACCGGGGCGGGGATGAGTACCGAATCGGGGATACCCGACTTTCGCAGTCCCGGTACCGGGCTGTGGGAAAAGCTGGATCCGGGACTGCTGCATATTGATGTTCTGCGATCGGATCCGGAAACCTATTATAAAAACTTTAAGCTGTTTGCAGCCATGGGACAGGGCCACCAACCCAATGCCGGTCACTATGCCCTGGCTAAGCTGGAAGAAATGGGATTAATAAAAAAAGTCGTTACCCAAAATGTGGATTCGTTTCATACTTTGGCCGGCAGCAAAAATGTGCTGGAAGTTCATGGCCATTTGCGGGAATGTTCCTGTATGAAGTGCGGCAAGGTGTATCCTTATAAAATTCTGGCTGATTATTTGCAGCGAGATGAATATCGTCCGTTATCGCCCTGCTGTCACCAACTGCTGCGTTCGGCAGTTGTCAATTTTGGCGATTCTCTGCCCGATGAATTTTACACTTTTATGACCAACGAATTGCCGAAAGTCGATTTTTGCCTGGTTCTCGGCACCAGTCTGGCGGTTTATCCGGCTGCTCAGATACCGGAGTATGTCAACAGGGTTGCCATTGTCAACAAGACGGCGACAGCACAGGACGGTAAGGCGGAGCTGGTGATTCATGCTTCCATAGGCAGTACCCTGGAATCTTTGGTAGAAGAAGTGGTGAAACGCCGCTTTCCGGTGTAAACAATCTTGGACTACCGGAGCCGTCGATAGTTTTTAGCTGTCGGCAGCGGCGGCAGGTTTGGCTTTTGTAATATACAAGCCGGCAAAAATAGTAACGGCGCCGATAAACTGGAGCCAGCCGAAGCCCTCTCCCAAGGCTACATAGCCGAGAGCGACGGAAAAAACCGGCGGTAAATTATTATACAAAGAGGCCTTGGTGCTGCCGAGTATCCCGGTACCCCAGATCCACAGACAATTGGCCAGACAGAGCGGGAACAGTCCGGAATAGAGGATGCTTGCCCAGCCGGGCCAGGGGATGGCACGCCAGTCCGTTGCCAGGGTGGAAGGCACCGACACCAGGAGAAACAGGCCTGTTGAAAGAAGCAGTATATAGGCAGTGCTCTGATAGCTCGAATACACAGCGGTCAGCCGCCGGGAAAAGACGGTGTAATAGCCATAGCTGAGCTGGGCGGCCAGCAGCAGCAGCGCACCGGTAATATGTTCACCGGCGAAGCTGATTTCCTTGCCTGTTCCGGCTACCATAATTCCTACGCCGGCAAGGGATACCAGGATGCCGGCGGCAGCTGCCCGATGAATCCGCTCCAGCCGGTGAAAATGATTAATCAGAGCCACGCTGACCGGCAGTCCTCCTAAAATCAGGGATGCATTGCCGGCAGTGGTCAGCTGAACGCCTTTGGTGAAGAAAATTTGAAAAAAGAAAAAACCCAGACTGCAAATGAGGAGTGTTTTCCAGTCTTTCCGCAATAAAGGCCGCCAGCTTCCCAAGCGCCGGAATACAATCCAGCCCACCGTCAAAGCAGCCA
This genomic interval from Veillonellales bacterium contains the following:
- a CDS encoding amino acid ABC transporter permease; this encodes MEKILTMIGPMLDGANITVQMFFITLVLSLPLGLIMSLARLSKYKPISFLVEIYIWLMRGTPLMLQLLFVYYALPLIPYVGIRLPDFPAAIVAFVLNYAAYFAEIFRAGVQSIERGQYEASKALGMTYLQTMRRIILPQMIKRVLPPISNETITLVKDTSLIYILAMNDLLRTARTIVQREFDMTPFFIAAIFYLGMTLVLTWIFKKLEQRYAAYDE
- a CDS encoding Sir2 family NAD-dependent protein deacetylase, whose product is MEVVRLCELLMNSKNAIAFTGAGMSTESGIPDFRSPGTGLWEKLDPGLLHIDVLRSDPETYYKNFKLFAAMGQGHQPNAGHYALAKLEEMGLIKKVVTQNVDSFHTLAGSKNVLEVHGHLRECSCMKCGKVYPYKILADYLQRDEYRPLSPCCHQLLRSAVVNFGDSLPDEFYTFMTNELPKVDFCLVLGTSLAVYPAAQIPEYVNRVAIVNKTATAQDGKAELVIHASIGSTLESLVEEVVKRRFPV
- a CDS encoding amino acid ABC transporter substrate-binding protein, with protein sequence VMMAGAVLAGCGSTNTKAPEQKKIVIGLDDNFPPMGFRDEKNNIVGFDVDMAKEAAKRMGIEVEFKPIDWSSKEAELNGKRVDALWNGMNITEDRKKNILFSEPYMDCKQLIFLPKSSSVKGLEDLRGKVVGIQNASTADEIIEANQNMKSSFKEVKKYGDCISAFMDLETGRVDAVITDETFGRYFMSKNPEKYIVLDKAIGEVGILGIGFRKDDQALRDKVQKALDEMKQDGTSAKISQKWFGSDIIKK
- the pheA gene encoding prephenate dehydratase, producing the protein MKKRFSVIATVTLLILVCSSIAFANVSYLGPAGTYTEEATAIFFGDKETTVPVPTVPEALKLVKTGQSQYAVVPVENTIGGPVYNYLDAVINDAELVVVGEINLPIRQTLLALPGADIKGIKTIMSHPQGLAQSKDWIKANLPEAKLIEVPSTAEAAKRVAEMGDPSAAAIAASRTAAVYNLAVLASDLQYTNTNVTRFWVVTLKKNQTLGSQKATVVLQGPAQELPKVLNNLSRKGFTVISLHDRPAKTKLGEYTYVLELAGSDINVLEKALKNDSNVLQYRITGVFNAK
- a CDS encoding response regulator produces the protein MKILLIEDSKFSQKVAAKMLSQVFPDAELILADNGVTGYERFQQIRPDVIVTDLLMPRMSGQELIKKIRQSDSYVLIFALTADVQQSTQEGLVQYHIAAFINKPLNQEKLALVQAIVEKRFHDA
- a CDS encoding diguanylate cyclase — translated: MNSLFNCLLDSLAQGILLVDKEYRVVIWNGWLERVTGLTKAEVIGEKVSSVCPCFAELKFRRILMDTLVHGQNCFFAGILHHAFVFPRDGGASQKAKRQNMQIESFFYQGEPFALIQITDITGQCRRVRCLQTLIKELESDIQTVKKAEASARHSALHDPLTGLCNRNLFYDHLEYAINQTKRDRHCFAAVLFIDLDSFKNVNDTYGHIIGDELLKKVAKRLKECLRQTDVVARFAGDEFVILLPKLRRFYAANFVGEKIRRSFDQAFEIEGISISITASIGISLYPVDAGDVEGMLKKADQAMYAVKTLGKNNYRLYNDRA
- a CDS encoding sodium:solute symporter family protein, with amino-acid sequence MTNQGGSMSIPFFIVIVYILLIFIISYYAKRRSAGSSDNYVLAGRKLTTPLITVSIVGLAVGGASTIGVAEQAYKVGLSAGWYTTAWGIGAIVMGMVVAKKYRELNITTIPELLGRHYDQKGMVAGIACQIIIQLVIMSMQYIAGGSILHALMPEIFTFTAGMLTSAVVFIGITLIGGMWSASLSNLLNVSLKYIGITLATVISVKLAGGLEPIQSQLPTNIPYFSLFDGVGIVGIISWIIVLITVNLSLQSIIQISLGAKNVETARRGFIIGGLMMLPIGFVSALLGVIARTMFPDVTPALALPMTIMSLNPILAGITLAALWAADVSTACNLLLSSATLFSQDIYKKFVNPKISDARYVTVTKGAVLCLGVLTLTLAMTISGIINTLMVGLSLTAAFSVIVLFTLFAPGLCRKNAAFYTILTGVAVLILWQTVPAVHIFPHVIYLEWLACTGSFLLTYLLDSEPITASDCI
- a CDS encoding DMT family transporter; the encoded protein is MLFQNPTWQDSRPKPRNKGNTVRVLTPIIAEVFTIRVHLTLAFVAFLWGINPAIMKIGLLYVEPMPYNAVRMLAALTVGWIVFRRLGSWRPLLRKDWKTLLICSLGFFFFQIFFTKGVQLTTAGNASLILGGLPVSVALINHFHRLERIHRAAAAGILVSLAGVGIMVAGTGKEISFAGEHITGALLLLAAQLSYGYYTVFSRRLTAVYSSYQSTAYILLLSTGLFLLVSVPSTLATDWRAIPWPGWASILYSGLFPLCLANCLWIWGTGILGSTKASLYNNLPPVFSVALGYVALGEGFGWLQFIGAVTIFAGLYITKAKPAAAADS
- a CDS encoding amino acid ABC transporter ATP-binding protein → MNMIRLQNIRKSFNNLEVLKGISLEVAQGEVVAIIGPSGSGKSTLLRCLNRLETIDGGTIEIEGEILAAEDDSGRCRYARESKARKICHKMGMVFQQFNLFPHMTVVDNVVEAPLIVKGIKREDILPEAEELLRKVGLFEKKDSYPSRLSGGQKQRVAIARALAMKPDIMLFDEPTSALDPELTGEVLKTMRQLAQEHMTMLVVTHEMAFAREVAQRVIFMDDGDIVEAGTPEQVFSNPQQARTQAFLNSTL